In Eriocheir sinensis breed Jianghai 21 chromosome 17, ASM2467909v1, whole genome shotgun sequence, one genomic interval encodes:
- the LOC126999917 gene encoding protein SPT2 homolog, protein MTNKSKLLTVNIDSKVMKKAAKALVSNVLLRAAGLVVGAAFEAARVSRSLQYTVGAWHATGPHTTSVGQVRQLLADLWVLPAPRDPLRECGVLAGHDSWWTVFWGLREAEERLACLQLRVVLAHEEHEAFTSNLVLVCVLLFTGIAGWALCALRGTRRPRETVAAAGTAACTAGPEEEEEFASAEEEEEEYASAEEEEEEGEYASAEEEEKAEFASAEEEEEEEYASSEEEEEGEYASAEEEEKAEFASAEEEVEEEEVFASAEEKVEKKEEEKETEFASPLEEKKKKPEDATEVDTKLHEGATCTEEMASVTAVLEGEDSRPYEDPQDDKVEDRQEEVPDSLSDASHPLRPAKQNKEVAAKTWAKEVDGAFPIPEECLQHFGPDEWSLVTGHKKNRGKHKDATGQQDDTQTRCRHSGTQAPPSGTQGRPSGTQGRPSGTQGRPSGTQGRPSGTQGRPSGTQGRPSGTQGRPSGTQGRPSGTQGRPSGTQGRPSGTLGRPSGTQSLPAGTQFQGFKSQVHPSGARRRHRKRASGTLGQKVSPRGQTYTVEPQPAPLTQCWAAMVKAPRPEAAAGTPSPPHTQARPSGTQTHPASSQDRPPGTQARPACSKALPSGAQVPPACGQARPACGQALPSGTQARPANGQALPPETRTRPSGTRRRHRKRGSGTVAQRVCPRVQTYTAAPQPAPLIRCWAAVVKAPRPEAAVTPCPPNTQARFSGTHSRPSGNQARPSGNQARPSGNHTCSSGNHARHSGNQVRPSGNQTRPSGHQARSSGNQARHSGNQARPSGNKAGHSGNQAHSSGNQAHSSGNQARHSDNQARHSDKQACHSVQGPPHG, encoded by the exons ATGACCAACAAAAGCAAACTGTTGACTGTAAACATCGACTCCAAAGTCATGAAAAAGGCGGCGAAGGCGTTGGTCTCCAACGTACTGCTGCGGGCAGCGGGGTTGGTGGTGGGCGCCGCCTTTGAGGCGGCGCGTGTCTCCCGCAGCCTCCAGTACACCGTCGGCGCCTGGCACGCCACGGGGCCGCACACCACGAGTGTCGGGCAGGTGCGCCAGCTCCTGGCCGATCTCTGGGTGCTGCCCGCCCCGCGGGACCCCCTCAGGGAGTGCGGCGTCCTTGCTGGTCATGACAGCTGGTGGACGGTGTTCTGgggcctgagggaggcggaggagcgcCTCGCCTGCCTTCAGCTTAGGGTGGTGCTGGCCCACGAGGAACACGAGGCCTTCACGAGCAACCTTGTGCTGGTCTGCGTGCTGCTCTTCACGGGCATTGCTGGCTGGGCGCTGTGTGCGCTGCGGGGAACGCGGCGACCACGGGAAACGGTGGCCGCTGCGGGCACTGCGGCGTGCACGGCgggccctgaggaggaggaggagtttgcctcggccgaggaggaggaggaggagtacgcctcggctgaggaggaggaggaggagggggagtatgcctcagctgaggaggaggagaaggcggagttTGCctcggctgaggaggaggaggaggaggagtatgcctcgtctgaggaggaggaggagggggaatatgcctcagctgaggaggaggagaaggcggagttTGCCTCGgctgaagaggaggtggaggaggaggaggtgtttgcaTCAgctgaggagaaggtggagaaaaaggaggaggagaaggagacagagttTGCCTCACctctggaggagaagaagaagaagcctgaGGACGCCACTGAAGTTGACACGAAGTTGCACGAAGGTGCAACCTGCACAGAAGAGATGGCGAGCGTGACAGCTGTTCTGGAAGGCGAAGATTCACGGCCATATGAGGACCCTCAGGATGACAAGGTCGAGGACCGTCAGGAGGAAGTGCCTGACAGCCTCAGCGATGCCTCCCATCCGCTTCGTCCCGCCAAGCAAAACAAGGAAGTGGCGGCCAAGACATGGGCCAAGGAGGTGGACGGCGCCTTCCCTATCCCCGAAGAGTGCCTGCAGCACTTCGGCCCCGACGAATGGTCCCTGGTGACCGGCCACAAGAAGAACCGAGGGAAGCACAAAGATGCGACGGGCCAACAGGACGACACCCAGACCCGCTGCAGGCACTCAGGCACACAGGCACCACCTTCAGGCACACAGGGCCGCCCTTCAGGCACACAGGGCCGCCCTTCAGGCACACAGGGCCGCCCTTCAGGCACACAGGGCCGCCCTTCAGGCACACAGGGCCGCCCTTCAGGCACACAGGGCCGCCCTTCAGGCACACAAGGCCGCCCTTCAGGCACACAGGGCCGCCCTTCAGGCACACAGGGCCGCCCTTCAGGCACACAGGGCCGCCCTTCAGGCACACTGGGCCGCCCGTCAGGCACACAGTCCCTACCTGCAGGGACTCAGTTCCAGGGTTTTAAGAGTCAAGTCCACCCTTCAGGCGCGCGCAGAAGACATCGTAAGCGCGCATCAGGCACGCTGGGGCAGAAAGTGTCACCAAGAGGCCAGACTTACACTGTGGAGCCCCAGCCCGCGCCCCTCACCCAGTGCTGGGCCGCGATGGTGAAGGCGCCCAGGcccgaggcggcggcggggacaccctcccctccccacacccagGCCCGCCCTTCAGGCACACAGACGCACCCTGCAAGTAGTCAGGACCGGCCTCCAGGGACTCAGGCCCGCCCGGCATGTAGCAAGGCCCTCCCCTCGGGAGCCCAGGTCCCCCCGGCATGTGGTCAGGCTCGCCCTGCATGTGGTCAGGCCCTCCCTTCGGGGACTCAGGCCCGCCCTGCAAACGGTCAGGCCCTCCCTCCGGAGACTCGGACCCGCCCTTCAGGCACGCGTAGAAGACATCGTAAGCGCGGATCAGGCACGGTGGCCCAGCGAGTGTGTCCACGGGTCCAGACTTACACAGCGGCGCCCCAACCCGCGCCCCTCATACGGTGCTGGGCCGCGGTGGTGAAGGCGCCCAGGCCCGAGGCGGCGGTGACACCCTGCCCTCCAAACACCCAGGCCCGCTTTTCAGGAACTCATAGTCGCCCTTCTGGCAACCAGGCCCGCCCTTCAGGCAACCAGGCCCGCCCTTCAGGCAACCACACCTGCTCTTCAGGCAACCACGCCCGTCATTCAGGCAACCAGGTCCGCCCTTCAGGCAACCAGACCCGCCCTTCAGGCCACCAGGCCCGCTCTTCAGGCAACCAGGCCCGCCATTCAGGCAACCAGGCCCGCCCTTCAGGCAACAAAGCCGGCCATTCAGGCAACCAGGCCCACTCTTCAGGCAACCAGGCCCACTCTTCAGGCAACCAGGCCCGTCATTCAGACAACCAG GCCCGCCATTCAGACAAACAGGCCTGCCATTCAGTTCAGGGGCCACCTCACGGTTAG